The following proteins are encoded in a genomic region of Nocardioides renjunii:
- a CDS encoding ABC transporter ATP-binding protein, whose translation MTGELIGRAPVITTAGLTKHYGTVHALTDLTVDVGQGVTGLVGANGAGKSTLIKILLGLLEPTAGQASVLGHDIEQSSQEIRRLVGYMPEHDCLPPDVSASDFVVHMARMSGLGAAAARERSADVLRHVGLDEERYRPMGGYSTGMKQRAKLAQALAHDPQLVFLDEPTNGLDPAARNDMLRLVQRIGSEFGIAVLVTSHLLGELEQVSDHVIVLDGGHLLRSSATTDFLKITGSLLVEVVGTETERDRLGEALAQRGLTCRPRGSMVAVDPPPAELAHEGAAHDLIRDVAAELGLGLMRLQPDRGHLEDVFLEGGARV comes from the coding sequence GTGACGGGGGAACTCATCGGCAGGGCGCCGGTCATCACGACCGCGGGGCTCACCAAGCACTACGGGACGGTCCACGCGCTGACCGACCTGACGGTCGACGTCGGCCAGGGGGTGACCGGGCTGGTCGGCGCCAACGGCGCGGGCAAGTCGACGCTCATCAAGATCCTGCTCGGCCTGCTCGAGCCGACCGCCGGCCAGGCGAGCGTGCTCGGCCACGACATCGAGCAGTCCAGCCAGGAGATCCGCCGGCTCGTGGGCTACATGCCCGAGCACGACTGCCTGCCGCCCGACGTGAGCGCGAGCGACTTCGTCGTCCACATGGCGCGCATGTCGGGCCTCGGCGCCGCGGCTGCCCGCGAGCGCTCGGCCGACGTGCTGCGCCACGTGGGGCTCGACGAGGAGCGCTACCGGCCGATGGGCGGCTACTCCACGGGCATGAAGCAGCGCGCCAAGCTCGCGCAGGCCCTGGCCCACGACCCGCAGCTGGTCTTCCTCGACGAGCCGACCAACGGCCTCGACCCGGCGGCCCGCAACGACATGCTCCGCCTCGTGCAGCGCATCGGCAGCGAGTTCGGCATCGCGGTCCTCGTCACCTCGCACCTGCTCGGCGAGCTCGAGCAGGTCAGCGACCACGTCATCGTGCTGGACGGCGGCCACCTGCTGCGCTCGAGCGCGACCACCGACTTCCTCAAGATCACCGGCAGCCTGCTCGTCGAGGTGGTCGGCACCGAGACCGAGCGCGACCGCCTGGGCGAGGCGCTGGCCCAGCGGGGACTCACCTGCCGCCCCCGCGGCTCGATGGTGGCCGTCGACCCGCCGCCGGCGGAGCTGGCCCACGAAGGCGCCGCCCACGACCTCATCCGTGACGTCGCGGCCGAGCTCGGCCTGGGGCTGATGCGCCTCCAGCCCGACCGCGGCCACCTCGAGGACGTCTTCCTGGAAGGAGGCGCCCGTGTCTGA
- a CDS encoding ABC transporter permease — MSDLTGSGPGRTGVIHDLGYRHYDGQREGTGAIARTLFVTGLRHAYGLGRSGKSKVMPFLLLGMSVLPAAIVVGVVVLTGLDSLPISYADYTNQTQLLVSLFAAAQAPVLFSRDLRYRSIVLYLARPLAAPIFALMRWFSLTLAVLLFMAVPTLLLFLGAMLAGLDKSDQVTTLLKALVLQVLLAMLIAGITGLISSVSLRRGFAVVGSVMALIVLTGVINVVQNIASFEDADSASVAVGLFSPWSLFTGLANAWDAGIETPVPVDGAWVPAYALVALLLVAGCLLGLVARFRKVGSR, encoded by the coding sequence GTGTCTGACCTGACCGGATCCGGACCGGGTCGCACCGGTGTCATCCACGACCTCGGCTACCGCCACTACGACGGTCAGCGCGAGGGCACCGGCGCGATCGCGCGCACCCTGTTCGTCACCGGCCTGCGCCACGCCTACGGGCTCGGGCGCTCGGGCAAGTCCAAGGTGATGCCCTTCCTGCTGCTCGGCATGTCGGTGCTGCCGGCGGCGATCGTCGTCGGCGTGGTCGTCCTCACCGGCCTCGACAGCCTCCCGATCTCCTACGCCGACTACACCAACCAGACACAGCTGCTGGTCAGCCTCTTCGCCGCCGCGCAGGCGCCGGTGCTGTTCTCCCGCGACCTGCGCTACCGGTCGATCGTGCTCTACCTCGCCCGCCCGCTGGCGGCGCCGATCTTCGCGCTCATGCGCTGGTTCTCCCTCACGCTGGCCGTCCTGCTCTTCATGGCCGTCCCGACGCTCCTGCTCTTCCTCGGCGCGATGCTCGCCGGCCTCGACAAGAGCGACCAGGTCACCACACTGCTCAAGGCGCTCGTCCTCCAGGTGCTCCTGGCGATGCTGATCGCCGGCATCACCGGCCTCATCTCGTCGGTCTCGCTGCGCCGCGGCTTCGCGGTCGTCGGCTCGGTGATGGCCCTCATCGTGCTGACCGGCGTCATCAACGTCGTGCAGAACATCGCGTCCTTCGAGGACGCCGACTCCGCCTCGGTCGCGGTCGGCCTCTTCTCGCCCTGGTCCCTCTTCACCGGCCTCGCCAACGCCTGGGACGCCGGGATCGAGACCCCGGTCCCGGTCGACGGCGCGTGGGTGCCGGCGTACGCCCTGGTGGCGCTGCTGCTGGTGGCGGGCTGCCTGCTCGGGCTCGTCGCCCGCTTCCGGAAGGTGGGTTCGCGATGA
- a CDS encoding stealth conserved region 3 domain-containing protein: MALTDRLGGKVRSAMRRTRRDGPLDIVFVLFNADGMGGTARSGIEQANALVRLGEGHRVRILSVTRSGATTHYPLADGVEVTYLVDVRGERPAAVSGRHPAELAQRESVIVPRSWDALYNGLTDATMREALGSVEADVLVTTTPELLAVVAQLAPADVALVHQEHRASSSRVNDLGALLEFAPRADVVVSLTESMSRWLAGRLGGAAPELLVIPNPLPSHPQPRSALDQRAFVTAGRLAPEKQFEHVVDAFWRIHEQVPGWTLRIWGDGPRAENLAAQVRKLGLEDRVELPGATDDLAAEWARASVAVLASRGEGYPLVLQEAMSAGVPPVSYDCPSGPREMITHDVDGLLVPPGSKAALAAAMLRVATDDDLRSRLGAAALERSAGWDGPTLARRWVETFRGAVARRADPLAPRRVLHGLRPGPLGDLPETTGAAGTTPAQARTTALRALTSAAAATGDGWFVVPAHGLDPHPVVVVPASRRGAFLAALAAAPVPDWLSVRDPAERGWHERRGTVAAMTEDLARTRTASLFLEPWPMRGGHGGLLGEGVEVGVQFWEESPDGDLLAPGPNRYGDRVPAGTPRTTVTVEDVSVPTLELMALPTLDDCRFDVDVVYTWVDGDDEEWLAARDARITALGGTPSARAGGASRYRSRDELRWSMRSIHLFAPWVRRIHLVTAGQVPSWLDTGHASVRVVDHREILPESALPTFSSHAIETRLHCVPDLADHFVYVNDDVFLGLPRRPEHFFSPGGQYAAFVADHRAVGLPGTDDRPYLTAAQNNRRVLADAFGVALTHTMMHSPHPQRRTVLEEIAARFPDEVAATTEAPFRSATDLSLLSSFAQGYGLITGQAFRAGAHHGYVDLGHQQLPAQLRAMLRRDRDFFCIADNLLSAFDEERADALLHDFLEEYFPVPAPWEK, translated from the coding sequence GTGGCACTCACCGACAGGCTCGGGGGGAAGGTGCGCTCGGCGATGCGCCGCACGCGCCGCGACGGCCCGCTCGACATCGTCTTTGTCCTCTTCAACGCCGACGGGATGGGCGGCACCGCCCGGTCCGGCATCGAGCAGGCCAACGCCCTGGTCCGGCTGGGCGAGGGCCACCGCGTGCGCATCCTCAGCGTGACGCGCAGCGGCGCCACGACCCACTACCCGCTGGCCGACGGGGTCGAGGTCACCTACCTCGTCGACGTGCGCGGCGAGCGGCCCGCCGCGGTCAGCGGTCGCCACCCGGCGGAGCTCGCGCAGCGCGAGTCGGTCATCGTCCCGCGCAGCTGGGACGCCCTCTACAACGGCCTCACCGACGCCACGATGCGGGAGGCGCTGGGCAGCGTCGAGGCCGACGTGCTCGTCACCACCACGCCCGAGCTGCTGGCCGTGGTGGCCCAGCTCGCCCCCGCCGACGTGGCGCTCGTCCACCAGGAGCACCGCGCGTCCTCGAGCCGCGTCAACGACCTCGGCGCCCTGCTGGAGTTCGCGCCCCGCGCCGACGTCGTCGTCTCGCTGACCGAGTCGATGTCGCGGTGGCTGGCCGGGCGGCTCGGTGGGGCCGCCCCGGAGCTCCTCGTCATCCCCAACCCGCTGCCGTCCCACCCCCAGCCCCGCTCGGCGCTGGACCAGAGGGCGTTCGTGACCGCCGGCCGGCTGGCCCCGGAGAAGCAGTTCGAGCACGTCGTCGACGCCTTCTGGCGCATCCACGAGCAGGTGCCGGGCTGGACGCTGCGGATCTGGGGCGACGGACCGCGTGCGGAGAACCTCGCGGCCCAGGTGCGCAAGCTCGGCCTCGAGGACCGCGTCGAGCTGCCCGGCGCCACCGACGACCTCGCGGCGGAGTGGGCACGGGCCAGCGTGGCCGTGCTCGCCTCGCGCGGCGAGGGCTACCCCCTCGTGCTGCAGGAGGCCATGTCGGCCGGCGTCCCACCGGTGTCGTACGACTGCCCGTCCGGGCCGCGCGAGATGATCACCCACGACGTCGACGGCCTGCTCGTGCCGCCCGGCTCCAAGGCCGCGCTCGCCGCCGCGATGCTGAGGGTCGCCACCGACGACGACCTCCGCAGCCGCCTCGGCGCGGCCGCACTCGAGCGGTCGGCCGGCTGGGACGGCCCGACCCTCGCCCGCCGGTGGGTGGAGACGTTCCGCGGCGCGGTGGCCCGCCGGGCCGATCCGCTCGCGCCGCGACGGGTGCTGCACGGGCTGCGGCCGGGCCCGCTGGGCGACCTGCCCGAGACCACCGGGGCCGCGGGCACCACACCCGCCCAGGCGCGTACGACGGCCCTGCGGGCGCTCACCTCCGCCGCCGCGGCGACCGGGGACGGCTGGTTCGTGGTGCCCGCCCACGGCCTCGACCCGCACCCGGTCGTGGTCGTGCCCGCCTCGCGACGCGGCGCCTTCCTCGCCGCCCTCGCCGCCGCCCCGGTCCCCGACTGGCTCTCGGTGCGCGACCCCGCTGAGCGCGGCTGGCACGAGCGCCGCGGCACCGTCGCGGCGATGACCGAGGACCTCGCGCGCACCCGCACCGCCTCGCTCTTCCTCGAGCCGTGGCCGATGCGCGGTGGGCACGGCGGCCTGCTCGGCGAGGGCGTCGAGGTCGGCGTGCAGTTCTGGGAGGAGTCGCCGGACGGCGACCTGCTGGCGCCCGGCCCGAACCGCTACGGCGACCGCGTCCCGGCGGGCACCCCGCGCACCACCGTCACGGTCGAGGACGTCAGCGTGCCGACGCTCGAGCTGATGGCGCTGCCGACGCTCGACGACTGCCGCTTCGACGTCGACGTCGTCTACACCTGGGTCGACGGCGACGACGAGGAGTGGCTGGCCGCCCGGGACGCCCGGATCACCGCCCTCGGCGGCACCCCGAGCGCGCGGGCCGGCGGCGCCTCGCGCTACCGCAGCCGCGACGAGCTGCGCTGGTCGATGCGCAGCATCCACCTCTTCGCGCCCTGGGTGCGCCGGATCCACCTCGTCACCGCCGGCCAGGTGCCGTCGTGGCTCGACACCGGCCACGCGTCGGTGCGGGTCGTCGACCACCGGGAGATCCTGCCGGAGTCGGCGCTGCCGACGTTCAGCTCGCACGCCATCGAGACTCGGCTGCACTGCGTCCCCGACCTCGCCGACCACTTCGTCTACGTCAACGACGACGTCTTCCTCGGACTGCCCCGGCGTCCCGAGCACTTCTTCTCCCCCGGCGGTCAGTACGCCGCCTTCGTGGCCGACCACCGCGCCGTCGGCCTCCCGGGCACCGACGACCGGCCCTACCTGACCGCCGCGCAGAACAACCGCCGCGTGCTGGCCGACGCCTTCGGCGTCGCGCTGACCCACACGATGATGCACAGCCCGCACCCGCAGCGGCGTACGGTCCTGGAGGAGATCGCGGCCCGCTTCCCCGACGAGGTCGCGGCCACCACCGAGGCGCCCTTCCGCTCGGCGACCGACCTGTCGCTGCTGTCGTCCTTCGCGCAGGGCTACGGCCTCATCACCGGGCAGGCGTTCCGGGCCGGCGCGCACCACGGCTACGTCGACCTCGGCCACCAGCAGCTGCCCGCCCAGCTGCGGGCGATGCTGCGGCGCGACCGCGACTTCTTCTGCATCGCCGACAACCTGCTCTCGGCCTTCGACGAGGAGCGGGCCGACGCGCTGCTGCACGACTTCCTCGAGGAGTACTTCCCGGTCCCGGCGCCCTGGGAGAAGTGA
- a CDS encoding SAV_915 family protein has protein sequence MTDLPTTPDRDRTDDRPQRPQLPPVVYVPTTAEAEVASRRVLLHHVADGRTALYTYSAIDRLHRWYLPDTPWLLCDVAALQRIHDQTPYDLLFLDVDPGLRDDPAASGDELREVHG, from the coding sequence GTGACCGACCTCCCGACCACCCCTGACAGGGACCGGACCGACGACCGGCCGCAGCGGCCGCAGCTGCCGCCGGTGGTCTACGTGCCCACGACCGCGGAGGCGGAGGTGGCCTCGCGCCGCGTCCTTCTCCACCACGTCGCCGACGGCCGCACCGCCCTCTACACCTACTCGGCCATCGACCGGCTCCACCGGTGGTACCTCCCGGACACCCCCTGGCTGCTCTGCGATGTCGCCGCGCTCCAGCGCATCCACGACCAGACGCCCTACGACCTGCTGTTCCTCGACGTCGACCCGGGCCTGCGCGACGACCCGGCCGCGAGCGGCGACGAGCTGCGGGAGGTGCACGGATGA
- a CDS encoding ABC transporter ATP-binding protein, producing the protein MSNLVLDSASRWFGNVVAVNDVSLSIGPGVTGLLGPNGAGKTTLMAMMSGFLAPSAGHVTLDGQPVWRNTEIYRQIGLVPERELSFGYLTGRQFVRANADLHRMPDAAAATERILEVVDMVEPAGRRLDTYSKGMRQRVKIAAALVHGPSVLLLDEPFNGVDPRQRMHLMDLLRRLGDEGRTVLFSSHILEEVERLARHIEVVVSGRHAASGDFGAIRRLMTDRPVQYALQSSDNRTLASLLMAHESVRAVSLRGDHLDVQVDDLGSFAVSLPGLARQHDVTLFELSPSDESLESVFAYLVAR; encoded by the coding sequence ATGAGCAACCTGGTCCTCGACTCGGCCTCGCGCTGGTTCGGCAACGTCGTCGCGGTCAACGACGTCTCCCTCTCCATCGGCCCGGGCGTGACGGGCCTGCTCGGCCCCAACGGCGCCGGCAAGACGACGCTGATGGCGATGATGTCGGGCTTCCTGGCGCCCTCGGCCGGCCACGTCACCCTCGACGGGCAGCCGGTGTGGCGCAACACCGAGATCTACCGCCAGATCGGGCTGGTGCCCGAGCGCGAGCTGAGCTTCGGCTACCTCACCGGACGCCAGTTCGTCCGGGCCAACGCCGACCTGCACCGGATGCCCGACGCGGCCGCCGCGACCGAGCGGATCCTCGAGGTCGTCGACATGGTCGAGCCGGCGGGCCGGCGCCTCGACACCTACTCCAAGGGCATGCGCCAGCGCGTCAAGATCGCCGCCGCGCTCGTCCACGGGCCGTCCGTGCTGCTCCTCGACGAGCCGTTCAACGGCGTCGACCCGCGCCAGCGGATGCACCTGATGGACCTGCTGCGGCGCCTCGGCGACGAGGGCCGCACCGTGCTGTTCAGCTCGCACATCCTGGAGGAGGTCGAGCGGCTTGCCCGCCACATCGAGGTGGTCGTCTCCGGCCGCCACGCGGCGTCGGGCGACTTCGGCGCGATCCGCCGGCTGATGACCGACCGCCCGGTGCAGTACGCCCTGCAGTCCAGCGACAACCGCACCCTCGCCTCGCTCCTGATGGCGCACGAGTCGGTGCGCGCGGTGAGCCTGCGCGGTGACCATCTCGACGTCCAGGTCGACGACCTGGGCAGCTTCGCCGTCAGCCTGCCGGGCCTGGCCCGGCAGCACGACGTGACCCTGTTCGAGCTCTCCCCCAGCGACGAGTCGCTCGAGAGCGTCTTCGCCTACCTGGTGGCCCGATGA
- a CDS encoding ABC transporter permease: MTIAKLALQALLGRRRFFLLLAFPVLLIGLVALVTALTDGDAAFEILPGLGYPLVLPLVAILAASSVLGPEVDDGSITYLLSKPVSRYGVAISKWLVALAATLVAGALPILVAALITGDSTRAVALFVGAFVAGTTYSALFLAISAVTRHAVIASLMFVLIWESLLGNLFSGIAWLSIGQWGLRVGHEISDQLPDPANLPYAIIASLVVTVVGVWFAGDRLRSFSLRGED; encoded by the coding sequence GTGACCATTGCCAAGCTGGCGCTGCAGGCACTGCTCGGCCGCCGCCGCTTCTTCCTGCTGCTCGCGTTCCCGGTCCTGCTGATCGGGCTGGTCGCACTGGTGACGGCGCTCACCGACGGCGACGCGGCGTTCGAGATCCTGCCGGGCCTGGGCTACCCGCTCGTGCTGCCCCTCGTCGCGATCCTCGCGGCCTCCTCGGTGCTCGGCCCGGAGGTGGACGACGGGTCGATCACCTACCTGCTCTCCAAGCCGGTCAGCCGCTACGGCGTGGCGATCAGCAAGTGGCTCGTGGCCCTCGCCGCCACGCTGGTCGCCGGCGCGCTGCCGATCCTGGTCGCGGCCCTCATCACCGGCGACAGCACCCGGGCGGTCGCGCTCTTCGTCGGCGCCTTCGTCGCCGGGACGACCTACTCCGCGCTCTTCCTCGCCATCTCGGCCGTGACCCGGCACGCGGTCATCGCGTCGCTGATGTTCGTGCTGATCTGGGAGAGCCTGCTCGGCAACCTCTTCTCCGGCATCGCCTGGCTGAGCATCGGCCAGTGGGGCCTGCGGGTCGGCCACGAGATCTCCGACCAGCTGCCCGACCCCGCCAACCTCCCCTACGCGATCATCGCCAGCCTCGTCGTCACGGTGGTCGGCGTGTGGTTCGCGGGCGACCGGCTGCGCTCGTTCTCCCTCCGCGGCGAGGACTAG
- a CDS encoding IS481 family transposase — MSHANAALTPRARLRLARLAVDHSWPIARAAERYDVSWPTAKRWADRYRRLGPAGMNDASSRPHRSPNQVPQPVVRKIVHLRWKHRLGPVQIADRVGLAPSTVHKVLVRCRLNRLTHVDRATGEPTRRYEHDHPGSLIHVDVKKLGNIPDGGGWRYLGRHQGDQNRIATRNRTGISNAYRQPKVGTAFVHTVIDDHSRIAYAEVHDDETAATAAGVLCRAVAWFAARGVVVERVLSDNGSAYRSHLWRETCADLAITAKKTRPYRPQTNGKIERFHRTMADGWAFKKFYNSESARRAALPAWLHEYNHHRPHTAIGGSAPITRLTNLTDQYS; from the coding sequence GTGTCCCACGCTAACGCCGCACTCACCCCTCGCGCCCGTCTTCGGCTCGCGCGCCTGGCCGTCGATCACAGTTGGCCCATCGCTCGAGCCGCCGAGCGATACGACGTGTCATGGCCTACCGCGAAGCGATGGGCCGACCGCTATCGCCGGCTCGGGCCGGCTGGCATGAACGACGCCTCGTCGCGCCCGCACCGCTCCCCGAACCAGGTGCCGCAGCCGGTGGTGCGCAAGATCGTGCACCTGCGGTGGAAGCACCGGCTCGGGCCGGTGCAGATCGCGGACCGCGTCGGTCTGGCACCGTCAACGGTCCACAAGGTGCTGGTCCGGTGCCGACTCAACCGACTCACCCATGTCGACCGCGCGACCGGTGAACCGACCCGGCGCTACGAGCACGATCACCCCGGATCGCTGATCCACGTCGACGTGAAGAAGCTCGGCAACATCCCCGACGGCGGCGGCTGGCGCTACCTGGGACGACACCAAGGCGATCAGAACCGGATCGCGACCCGCAACCGCACCGGGATCAGCAACGCCTACCGGCAGCCGAAGGTCGGAACCGCGTTCGTGCACACCGTCATCGACGACCACTCCCGCATCGCCTACGCCGAAGTCCACGACGACGAGACGGCCGCCACCGCGGCCGGGGTGCTCTGCCGAGCCGTCGCCTGGTTCGCCGCGCGCGGCGTCGTGGTCGAACGCGTCCTGTCCGACAACGGCAGCGCCTATCGCAGCCACTTGTGGCGCGAGACCTGCGCCGATCTCGCCATCACCGCAAAGAAGACGCGTCCCTACCGACCACAGACCAACGGCAAGATCGAACGCTTCCACCGCACCATGGCCGACGGCTGGGCCTTCAAGAAGTTCTACAACTCCGAGTCAGCCCGCAGAGCAGCTCTGCCAGCATGGCTCCACGAGTACAACCACCACCGGCCCCACACCGCGATCGGCGGGTCAGCCCCCATCACCAGGTTGACCAACCTCACCGATCAGTACAGCTAG
- a CDS encoding ATP-dependent DNA ligase, protein MDLPVMPPVQPMLAKSVSGVPDPAKHGGLSFEPKWDGFRCLVFKDGDEVELASRNTKPLTRYFPEVVEAVRRQLPDRIVLDGEIFVGLQGAEGWRLEFETLQERIHPAASRVDKLAVETPAGFVAFDLLALGDESYLHRPLSERRAALVEALAHLDGEGPCFLTRTTEDAAEAERWFEEFEGAGLDGVVAKPLGSPYEPNKRTMLKIKHERTADVVLAGYREHKTSTPEQPLIGSLLLGLYDDDGELQHIGVSASFTAARRAELWQELQPLVCDIADHPWGRWNEFLTANPDRVPGTQSRWSAGKDLGFTALRPERVLEVKYDHMEGRRFRHTAHFKRWRTDRDPESCGYAQLDEPAGYDLSRILSTEPGGES, encoded by the coding sequence GTGGACCTCCCCGTGATGCCGCCCGTGCAGCCGATGCTCGCCAAGAGCGTGAGCGGCGTGCCGGACCCGGCCAAGCACGGCGGACTCAGCTTCGAGCCCAAGTGGGACGGCTTCCGCTGCCTGGTCTTCAAGGACGGCGACGAGGTCGAGCTGGCCAGCCGCAACACCAAGCCGCTGACCCGCTACTTCCCCGAGGTCGTCGAGGCCGTACGACGCCAGCTGCCGGACCGCATCGTGCTGGACGGCGAGATCTTCGTGGGGCTGCAGGGTGCCGAGGGCTGGCGCCTGGAGTTCGAGACGCTGCAGGAGCGCATCCACCCCGCGGCCAGCCGCGTCGACAAGCTGGCCGTCGAGACGCCCGCGGGCTTCGTCGCCTTCGACCTGCTCGCGCTGGGCGACGAGTCCTACCTCCACCGTCCGCTGTCCGAGCGCCGCGCCGCGCTGGTCGAGGCGCTCGCGCACCTCGACGGCGAGGGGCCGTGCTTCCTCACCCGCACCACCGAGGACGCCGCCGAGGCCGAGCGGTGGTTCGAGGAGTTCGAGGGCGCCGGCCTGGACGGCGTCGTCGCCAAGCCGCTCGGCTCGCCCTACGAGCCCAACAAGCGCACCATGCTCAAGATCAAGCACGAACGCACCGCCGACGTCGTCCTGGCCGGCTACCGCGAGCACAAGACCTCGACCCCGGAGCAGCCGCTCATCGGGTCGCTGCTGCTCGGGCTCTACGACGACGACGGCGAGCTGCAGCACATCGGCGTCTCGGCCAGCTTCACCGCGGCGCGGCGGGCCGAGCTGTGGCAGGAGCTCCAGCCGCTCGTGTGCGACATCGCCGACCACCCGTGGGGCAGGTGGAACGAGTTCCTCACCGCCAACCCCGACCGCGTCCCCGGCACGCAGAGCCGCTGGAGCGCGGGCAAGGACCTCGGCTTCACGGCGCTGCGCCCCGAGCGGGTGCTCGAGGTGAAGTACGACCACATGGAGGGCCGGCGCTTCCGGCACACCGCCCACTTCAAGCGCTGGCGCACCGACCGCGACCCGGAGAGCTGCGGCTACGCCCAGCTCGACGAGCCGGCCGGCTACGACCTCAGCAGGATCCTCAGCACCGAACCCGGAGGCGAGTCATGA
- a CDS encoding sulfotransferase family protein, producing the protein MPTSSSRPDVQPGTPLVLVSGSGRSGTSSLAGTLKRLGLHVPQPEVEASETNPRGFYEPQWVIDFHKRHLKELALFNIDSRPAAVDLVAAHVASGVPTAELREWLAGQLALPRSGGDQIVVKDPHAFWFAEVWERVSAEVGADLRWLTALRHPAEVVGSRDIAYLSSQSEDLRLTKETSNVAGWVHAALLTELAGRDTRRAFVRYADLLADWRSALTPVQEQLDLDLDADLSSTAHHPVDDFIEPTMRKSQLTWDDVRTPDWLREMAEEVWQLLGVLTDKPHDAATQQRLDEIHADYTARYADAVALTFDHTRAEATLAGREAREAQRATVHQLRRDLERARRAQPPAVGGREAAAILRKAVVRRVTRRG; encoded by the coding sequence ATGCCGACGTCCTCCTCCCGACCGGATGTGCAGCCGGGCACCCCGCTCGTCCTGGTCTCCGGTTCCGGTCGCAGTGGCACGAGCTCCCTGGCCGGCACGCTGAAGCGGCTCGGCCTGCACGTGCCGCAGCCGGAGGTCGAGGCGTCGGAGACCAACCCGCGCGGGTTCTACGAGCCGCAGTGGGTCATCGACTTCCACAAGCGGCACCTCAAGGAGCTCGCGCTCTTCAACATCGACAGCCGGCCCGCCGCCGTCGACCTCGTGGCCGCGCACGTCGCGTCCGGGGTGCCGACCGCCGAGCTGCGCGAGTGGCTCGCGGGCCAGCTTGCCCTGCCGCGGTCGGGGGGCGACCAGATCGTCGTCAAGGACCCGCACGCCTTCTGGTTCGCCGAGGTGTGGGAGCGGGTCAGCGCCGAGGTCGGGGCCGACCTGCGGTGGCTGACCGCGCTGCGCCACCCCGCCGAGGTCGTCGGCTCGCGCGACATCGCCTACCTCTCCAGCCAGTCCGAGGACCTGCGGCTGACCAAGGAGACCTCCAACGTCGCCGGCTGGGTCCACGCGGCGCTGCTGACCGAGCTCGCCGGACGCGACACCCGGCGCGCCTTCGTGCGCTACGCCGACCTGCTCGCCGACTGGCGCTCCGCCCTGACGCCGGTGCAGGAGCAGCTGGACCTCGACCTCGACGCCGACCTGTCCTCGACGGCCCACCACCCGGTCGACGACTTCATCGAGCCGACGATGCGCAAGTCACAGCTCACCTGGGACGACGTCCGCACGCCCGACTGGCTGCGCGAGATGGCCGAGGAGGTCTGGCAGCTCCTCGGCGTGCTCACCGACAAGCCCCACGACGCGGCGACCCAGCAGCGCCTCGACGAGATCCACGCGGACTACACCGCGCGGTACGCCGACGCGGTGGCGCTGACGTTCGACCACACCCGGGCCGAGGCGACGCTCGCCGGACGCGAGGCGCGTGAGGCGCAGCGGGCGACCGTGCACCAGCTGCGACGCGACCTCGAGCGCGCCCGTCGTGCCCAGCCGCCGGCGGTCGGCGGTCGTGAGGCCGCGGCGATCCTGCGCAAGGCGGTCGTGCGCAGGGTCACCCGCCGGGGCTGA